In Spinacia oleracea cultivar Varoflay chromosome 5, BTI_SOV_V1, whole genome shotgun sequence, a single window of DNA contains:
- the LOC130461076 gene encoding uncharacterized protein — MDRYLLAEAGDTLFASVVGTKQYKDLVANANIFQGALFDDDDMEIMEETEIVESDIADGRKGYLDSHAKTETKPKQLKHKLRPAAHRGFMARAKGIPALELYRLAQKKKCKLVLCGHSLGGAVKYVC, encoded by the exons ATGGATAG aTACTTGTTGGCTGAAGCAGGTGACACTTTATTTGCTTCCGTCGTCGGGACAAAGCAGTACAA GGATCTGGTGGCCAATGCTAATATATTTCAAGGAGCTTTATTTGATGACGATGACATGGAGATTATGGAAGAAACAGAGATTGTTGAGTCAGATATAGCCGATGGACGAAAGGGATATTTAGATTCTCATGCTAAGACAGAAACTAAACCTAAGCAGTTGAAGCACAAGCTGAGACCAGCTGCTCATAGA GGGTTTATGGCTCGTGCCAAAGGGATACCAGCCTTGGAATTGTACAGACTTGCTCAGAAGAAGAAGTGCAAACTTGTCTTGTGTGGGCATTCTCTTGGTGGAGCT GTCAAATATGTGTGTTGA